From the genome of Arthrobacter russicus:
AACCGCAGCACCGCGACGTCCACCGCTGCCAATACCGCAGCCAAAGCTGCCGCGCCGAAGGCGGCGGTTCAGCCCAAGGCGGCGGAACAGTCTTTGGCCGCCAAACACCACACCGCACGCGACGCCGTCGTGATCGGCGGCAACCGGATTCCGTTTGCCCGGACCGGTGGCGCTTACACCTATGTCTCGAACCAGGACATGCTGACCGCGGCCCTGGACGGCCTGGTGGCGCGTTTCGGCCTGCAGGACGAACGGATCGGCGAAGTCGCCGCCGGTGCAGTGCTCAAGCACGCACGCGATTTCAATCTCGCGCGTGAAGCGGTCCTGGGTTCGGCGCTTTCCCCGGAGACGCCGGCCTACGATTTGCAGCAGGCCTGTGCCACCGGCCTGGAGGCCGTGCTGGGCCTGGCGAACAAAATCAAGCTCGGCCAGATCGACTCGGCGATCGCCGGTGGCGTGGATTCCGCCTCGGATGCGCCGATCGCGGTCAGCGAGGGCCTGCGCCGGATCCTGCTGGACCTCAACCGGGCCAAGACCACCGGCCAGAAGCTCAAGCTGCTCAGCAAGATCCGGGTCAAAGACCTCACACCGAATGCGCCGAATACCGGCGAGCCGCGGACCGGTTTGTCGATGGGCGAGCACCAGGCGATCACCACCGCGCAGTGGAAGATCTCCCGGCAGGCGCAGGACGAACTCGCCCTGGCCAGCCACCAGAACCTCGCGGCAGCCTATGACCGCGGCTTCTTCGACGATCTGGTGACTTCCTACAAGGGCCTGGCCAAAGACTCGAACCTGCGCGGTGACACCTCGCTGGAGAAACTCGGCAAGCTTTCGCCGGTGTTCGGCAAGCGGTTGAGCACCCCGGCGACCATGACCGCGGGCAACTCGACCCCGCTCACCGACGGTGCTTCCACGGTGCTGCTCGGCAGCGAAGAGTGGGCGAAGCGCAAGGACCTGCCGATGCTGGCCCGGGTGATCGACGGCGAAGCCGCCGCGGTCGACTTCGTGCACGGCAAGGACGGCCTGCTGATGGCGCCGGCGTTCGCAGTGCCGCGCCTGCTGGCCCGCAATGGGCTGACGCTGGCGGACTTCGATTTCTACGAGATCCATGAAGCCTTCGCCGGAACTGTGCTGAGCACCTTGGCCGCTTGGGAGGATCCGGAGTTCGGCCGGGAGCGCTTGGGCTTGGACGGCGCGTTCGGCTCGATCGACCGCAGCAAGCTCAATGTCAATGGATCCTCGTTGGCGGCCGGGCACCCCTTCGCCGCCACCGGTGGCCGGATCGTCGCTTCGCTGTCGAAACTGCTGCATGAAACCGGGCTGGTGGGCGGGCGCCCGGCGCGCGGTCTGGTTTCGGTCTGCGCGGCCGGCGGCTTGGGCGTCGTGGCGATCCTCGAAGCCTATGTCCCGGAGGCGAAGTAACCGTGGCTCGAATCAAGGCCGATAAGTACACCGAGTTCGTCTCCGCCGGCTTCGGCAAGGATCTGGCCAAGCGTTTGGGCTTGCCGCAGCCGGCGATCCTGCGCCGCTTCGACCCGGCGGCTCCGTTGCTCACCGGGCCGGTGCTCGTGGTCGGCAAGGGTTCCGGCGCGGACGCGCTGGCCCAAGCGCTGTTGGATTGGCAGCTCGACGTGCGGCGTACCGCGACACCGAAACAGAAGCTCGGCGGCATCATCCTGGTGCTCGATGAGATCAGCGATCCCACGGAGCTCTCCGAGCCGGTGCGCACGGTCGGCGCTTCGCTGCGCGATTTGGCCGCCAATGCCCGGGTACTGACGATTTCACGGCCCTCCTCGGCCGCGCAGGATCCGGCTCTGGCCGCGGCCCGGCACGGCGTTGACGGTTTCCTGCGTTCGCTCGCAAAAGAGTTGCGGGCCGGCGGAACCGCCAACGGCATCCTGCTCGAAGACGGGGTCCCGACGACGGCACCGAGCGCCTTGGGCGCACTGCGGTTCTTCCTGTCCGGGCGTTCGGCCTTCGTCGACGGCCAGTTCGTCACGGTTTCCTCGGAGAAAGGCGAGCTGCCCGCGGACTGGGCCCGGCCGCTGGCCGGGAAAGTCGCAGTGGTCACCGGGGCCGCTCGCGGCATCGGCGCGGCGATCGCCCGGACCCTGGCCCGCGACGGAGCCGAGGTCATCGTCGTCGACGTGCCGGCTGCGGGCGATCATCTGGCCGCAGTGGCCAATCAGGTCCGCGGAACCGCAGTGCAACTGGACATCACCCGGGACGACGCCGCGGAACGGCTGCTCGCGCACGCCGCAGAACGCTACGGCCGCTTGGACATCGTGGTGCACAATGCCGGGATCACCAGGGACCGGCTGCTGGCGAACATGGATCCGGGCCGTTGGGAATCGGTGATGGCGGTGAACATCGCCTCGCAGTTGCGGATGAACCGGGCACTGTTGGCCTCGGACCTGTTCCAGAACCGTCCGCATATCGTTTCGGTGGCCTCGACCAGCGGCATCGCCGGCAATCGCGGACAGACCAATTACGCAGCGTCGAAAGCCGGTGTGATCGGCATGGTGCGGGCAACCGCTCCGTTGCTCGACGGCGTCGACGGCACCATCAATGCGGTGGCGCCGGGCTTCATCGTCACCGAAATGACCGCGAAGATCCCGTTTGCCACCCGTGAAGTGGCCCGTCGGCTCAATTCCCTGCTCCAAGGCGGCCTGCCGGAAGACGTGGCGGAGACCATTGCGTTCTTCGCCAGTGAATCTGCCGGCGGGATCAGCGGCAATGTGCTCCGGGTCTGCGGCCAGAACATGGTGGGGCAGTGATGGCCGCCGTGGTGGACTTGCCGGGGTCGCCGTCGTTGGGCGGTCTGTACGCCGCCGCGCTCAAGGACCAGGCGCTGGGCGCTTTGGGGCTGGCGAAGCGTTCGAAGACTTTCCCGGAGACCGAGTTCCGGGTCTCCGGGGTTCGCCCGGATTCAGTCAAGCTGGGCGAATTCAACCGTTTGATGCACGGTGCCGGACGGGATAGCGTTCCGGCCGGCTTCGTGCACATCATGAGTTTCCCGATTTCGGTGGCGCTGATGGGCAGCACTGGATTCCCGGTGCCTTTGCTGGGTTTGGTGCACTTGGACAACAAGGTGCAGCAGCACCGCCGGATCGATCCGGGCGAATTGCTCGACTTCCGGATCAAGGTGCAGAATCCGGCCGGTCACCGCGCCGGAACGCAATTCGAGATCTCGGCACAGGCCCGGGCCGCC
Proteins encoded in this window:
- a CDS encoding 3-oxoacyl-ACP reductase is translated as MARIKADKYTEFVSAGFGKDLAKRLGLPQPAILRRFDPAAPLLTGPVLVVGKGSGADALAQALLDWQLDVRRTATPKQKLGGIILVLDEISDPTELSEPVRTVGASLRDLAANARVLTISRPSSAAQDPALAAARHGVDGFLRSLAKELRAGGTANGILLEDGVPTTAPSALGALRFFLSGRSAFVDGQFVTVSSEKGELPADWARPLAGKVAVVTGAARGIGAAIARTLARDGAEVIVVDVPAAGDHLAAVANQVRGTAVQLDITRDDAAERLLAHAAERYGRLDIVVHNAGITRDRLLANMDPGRWESVMAVNIASQLRMNRALLASDLFQNRPHIVSVASTSGIAGNRGQTNYAASKAGVIGMVRATAPLLDGVDGTINAVAPGFIVTEMTAKIPFATREVARRLNSLLQGGLPEDVAETIAFFASESAGGISGNVLRVCGQNMVGQ
- a CDS encoding acetyl-CoA C-acetyltransferase: MAATSSNTPRNRSTATSTAANTAAKAAAPKAAVQPKAAEQSLAAKHHTARDAVVIGGNRIPFARTGGAYTYVSNQDMLTAALDGLVARFGLQDERIGEVAAGAVLKHARDFNLAREAVLGSALSPETPAYDLQQACATGLEAVLGLANKIKLGQIDSAIAGGVDSASDAPIAVSEGLRRILLDLNRAKTTGQKLKLLSKIRVKDLTPNAPNTGEPRTGLSMGEHQAITTAQWKISRQAQDELALASHQNLAAAYDRGFFDDLVTSYKGLAKDSNLRGDTSLEKLGKLSPVFGKRLSTPATMTAGNSTPLTDGASTVLLGSEEWAKRKDLPMLARVIDGEAAAVDFVHGKDGLLMAPAFAVPRLLARNGLTLADFDFYEIHEAFAGTVLSTLAAWEDPEFGRERLGLDGAFGSIDRSKLNVNGSSLAAGHPFAATGGRIVASLSKLLHETGLVGGRPARGLVSVCAAGGLGVVAILEAYVPEAK